A window of the Synechococcus sp. JA-3-3Ab genome harbors these coding sequences:
- a CDS encoding 5'-methylthioadenosine/adenosylhomocysteine nucleosidase, which yields METPSHPSQKAVGILGALPEEVAMLTQAMEINSVHTHLGRQFHQGSLAGQPVVVVQGGVGKVRAATTAALLVAHFPLRGIIFTGVAGALADHLQMGDVVLAHAAIEHDFGTGRPEGFVLGIDFIPELRHPLAEADSALYDLIVAQGERIPLHPLQGRQPVIHQGLVATGDVFVADAKLRHQIRERTGALVVEMEGAAVVRVAQEAGIPCLLVRSVSDVGSDTDFLTFFQTAALNSAAVVHSVLQSLPPPL from the coding sequence ATGGAAACTCCATCCCACCCCTCCCAAAAGGCTGTCGGCATTTTGGGGGCCCTGCCGGAAGAAGTGGCCATGCTCACCCAAGCAATGGAGATCAACTCTGTCCATACCCATCTGGGGCGGCAGTTCCATCAGGGATCCCTGGCCGGACAGCCGGTGGTGGTAGTTCAAGGGGGGGTGGGCAAGGTGCGAGCGGCAACTACGGCAGCCCTGTTGGTGGCCCACTTCCCTTTGCGGGGCATTATCTTTACCGGCGTGGCCGGCGCCTTGGCCGATCACCTGCAGATGGGGGATGTGGTGCTGGCCCATGCCGCCATCGAGCACGATTTCGGCACCGGACGGCCCGAAGGCTTTGTCTTGGGGATCGACTTTATCCCTGAGTTGCGCCATCCTCTAGCGGAGGCCGATAGTGCCCTTTACGACCTGATCGTGGCCCAAGGGGAGCGGATCCCTCTTCACCCGCTGCAGGGGCGGCAGCCGGTCATCCACCAAGGCCTGGTGGCCACGGGCGATGTATTTGTGGCCGACGCCAAGCTCCGGCATCAAATTCGCGAGCGCACCGGAGCCCTGGTCGTGGAAATGGAAGGAGCGGCGGTGGTACGGGTGGCGCAAGAAGCTGGGATCCCTTGTCTGCTGGTGCGATCGGTCAGCGATGTAGGAAGCGATACCGATTTTCTAACTTTTTTTCAGACAGCGGCTCTCAACTCGGCAGCGGTGGTTCACAGCGTTTTGCAAAGCTTGCCTCCTCCCCTCTGA
- a CDS encoding lipoyl protein ligase domain-containing protein yields the protein MGSQGSWLPYRVAAGGWQMEQDFWLLQRLRQDPRPCLRFYGWDRLTLSLGRHQAWPDLPPGIPMVRRPTGGRAVLHQAAEDAAELTYSLVLPLSYLQARLPNLRRAQVYDFCCRFWVEGLAALGIEVDAPASVRGQGGQDRGYRNKISCFAARTRADLSWQRKKLMGNAQLWQPWGILQQGSLLLRPNLELWERYLPGSQVIGVYDLCPRAPGIPELIEHFLRMAQECFEVEWQEEAWLPWPD from the coding sequence ATGGGATCCCAGGGCTCTTGGCTGCCCTATCGCGTGGCCGCTGGCGGCTGGCAGATGGAGCAGGACTTTTGGCTTTTGCAGCGGCTGCGCCAGGATCCCAGGCCCTGTTTGCGCTTTTACGGCTGGGATCGGCTTACCCTCTCTCTGGGACGTCACCAGGCCTGGCCAGATCTGCCGCCAGGGATCCCGATGGTGCGCCGGCCCACCGGAGGACGGGCGGTGTTGCACCAGGCGGCGGAAGATGCAGCAGAGCTGACCTACAGCTTGGTGTTGCCCCTCTCTTACCTCCAAGCTCGGCTGCCCAATTTGCGGCGAGCCCAGGTGTACGACTTCTGCTGCCGTTTTTGGGTAGAGGGGCTGGCGGCGCTGGGCATTGAGGTGGATGCTCCCGCTTCTGTCCGCGGCCAAGGTGGCCAGGATCGGGGCTACCGCAACAAAATCAGTTGCTTTGCCGCCCGTACCCGTGCCGATCTAAGCTGGCAGCGCAAAAAGCTGATGGGCAACGCCCAACTGTGGCAACCCTGGGGGATCCTGCAACAGGGATCCCTCCTGTTGCGGCCCAATCTAGAGCTGTGGGAACGGTATCTGCCCGGCTCGCAGGTGATTGGCGTGTACGACCTTTGCCCAAGGGCGCCAGGGATCCCTGAGTTGATTGAGCATTTTCTCCGCATGGCCCAGGAGTGCTTTGAGGTGGAATGGCAAGAAGAAGCCTGGCTCCCTTGGCCGGACTGA
- a CDS encoding bifunctional 4-hydroxy-2-oxoglutarate aldolase/2-dehydro-3-deoxy-phosphogluconate aldolase → MVFEGSEQSFREGWRHPWLLHLWQQPLIAVIRLSASPAQALEGSTLAIRAGIRHIEITPQVPRYLELIAQLRQDYPHCWVGVGTVLNRQMAEQAWQAGAQFYVCPFADESIIRWGREAGLPIVPGALTPGEIWRAWQAGATAVKVFPAESLGGSRYLRHLQPVLGSLPLIPTGGVTLANAAEYLQAGAWAVGIAGDLFPAELLSQQGVDPDSCRQELENRLRQTLQQLASQRVAAAWPELPGEPPE, encoded by the coding sequence ATGGTGTTTGAGGGTTCTGAACAGAGCTTCAGAGAGGGATGGCGGCACCCCTGGCTACTCCATTTGTGGCAGCAGCCCCTGATCGCGGTGATCCGCCTCTCGGCCAGCCCGGCCCAAGCCCTTGAGGGATCCACCCTGGCCATCCGGGCCGGGATCCGCCACATTGAGATCACTCCCCAAGTTCCCCGGTATCTGGAGTTGATTGCCCAACTGCGGCAAGACTACCCGCATTGCTGGGTAGGGGTGGGCACGGTTTTAAATCGGCAGATGGCAGAGCAGGCTTGGCAGGCGGGAGCCCAATTCTATGTTTGCCCCTTTGCGGACGAGAGCATCATCCGCTGGGGTCGGGAAGCAGGGCTGCCCATTGTGCCCGGCGCCCTCACCCCCGGCGAGATCTGGAGGGCCTGGCAGGCCGGGGCAACGGCAGTAAAGGTGTTTCCGGCAGAAAGCCTTGGCGGATCCCGTTACCTGCGCCATCTGCAACCGGTGCTGGGATCCCTGCCTTTGATCCCAACTGGGGGGGTTACCTTGGCCAATGCAGCAGAATATCTGCAGGCAGGGGCCTGGGCTGTCGGCATCGCCGGGGATCTCTTCCCGGCGGAGCTTCTTTCCCAGCAAGGGGTTGATCCAGACAGTTGCCGGCAAGAGCTGGAAAATCGGCTGCGGCAAACGCTACAACAGCTTGCCAGCCAGAGGGTCGCCGCAGCCTGGCCCGAACTTCCGGGTGAACCCCCAGAGTAG
- a CDS encoding murein hydrolase activator EnvC family protein has translation MVGLLALLVLGGLWRVAPSQAQNLHQLQQRQQQIQQQIRGTQRRLGELRQAEEEARRRMGSLRQNIQQTEASLRDNQYRLEQAQRALEQAQKELQELEDRLRRQQQGTAARLRYMQRQGAEHWWALLLTSRDLNEFFDRRHQLQLLIEADRQLIRELQVMAKEVDQQRIALEAQRNEISLILQELAAQKNQLQQQAAAQEQLVGRLANERAAYEAAQRRLEADSQQLTILIQQLIAQQAQQRGGRDPVQGTGRLIPPVRGPITSGFGWRVHPIYGSRRFHAGIDFGVPTGTPVRASDRGTVIYAGWYGGYGYTVIVNHGGGITTLYAHNSRVAVGVGQQVQRGQAIAASGSTGLSTGPHVHFEVRVNGQPVDPRRYL, from the coding sequence ATGGTCGGGTTGCTCGCCCTCCTGGTGCTGGGGGGACTGTGGCGGGTTGCTCCATCTCAGGCGCAGAATCTCCACCAACTGCAACAGCGGCAGCAACAGATCCAGCAACAAATCCGGGGCACCCAGCGACGCCTGGGAGAGCTGCGCCAAGCGGAAGAAGAAGCCCGTCGCCGCATGGGATCCCTGCGGCAAAACATCCAACAGACAGAAGCTAGCCTTCGCGACAACCAATATCGTCTGGAACAGGCCCAGAGGGCGCTAGAGCAAGCGCAGAAGGAGCTCCAAGAGCTGGAAGACCGCCTGAGACGGCAGCAGCAGGGCACGGCCGCCCGCTTGCGCTACATGCAGCGGCAGGGGGCGGAACATTGGTGGGCTTTGCTGCTCACCAGCCGCGACCTCAACGAGTTTTTCGATCGCCGCCACCAGTTGCAATTGCTAATCGAAGCCGACCGGCAGTTGATCCGAGAGCTGCAGGTGATGGCCAAGGAGGTGGATCAGCAGCGGATCGCCCTGGAAGCGCAGCGCAACGAGATTTCTTTAATCTTGCAGGAGCTGGCAGCCCAGAAAAACCAACTGCAGCAGCAGGCTGCCGCCCAAGAGCAACTGGTGGGCCGCCTGGCCAACGAGCGCGCCGCCTATGAAGCAGCCCAACGGCGTTTGGAAGCCGATTCCCAACAGTTGACCATCCTCATCCAGCAACTGATCGCCCAGCAGGCTCAGCAGCGGGGGGGCAGAGATCCGGTTCAGGGGACAGGCCGGTTGATCCCACCAGTGCGCGGGCCAATCACCAGCGGCTTCGGCTGGCGGGTTCACCCCATCTACGGAAGCCGCCGCTTCCATGCGGGGATCGACTTCGGTGTGCCCACCGGCACGCCAGTTCGGGCATCAGACCGGGGCACCGTCATCTACGCCGGCTGGTATGGCGGCTACGGCTACACGGTGATTGTCAACCACGGCGGCGGCATCACCACCCTGTACGCCCACAACAGCCGCGTCGCCGTTGGGGTGGGTCAGCAGGTACAGCGGGGGCAGGCCATTGCCGCTTCCGGCTCCACCGGCCTCTCCACCGGCCCCCACGTTCACTTCGAGGTGCGGGTCAACGGCCAGCCGGTGGATCCCCGCCGCTACCTTTGA
- the rpsB gene encoding 30S ribosomal protein S2, whose protein sequence is MSVVSLPQLLEAGVHFGHKASRWNPKMRPYIFAERNGIHIIDLVQTARYLNEAYEYVREGAEKGWRFLFVGTKRQAAGIIAHEATRCGSYYVNQRWLGGMLTNWATIKTRIDRLKEIEEMQSSGLLDRLPKQEAARLKRELAKLEKYLGGIKTMRKLPDAVIIVDQRREANAVQECIKLKIPIISLLDTNCDPDLSDVFIPSNDDAIRAIKLIVGKLADAIYEGRHGQLDTVEEDEYDYEGAMDMDLEDDILEDVEDEEEGDPEQGE, encoded by the coding sequence ATGAGCGTAGTCAGTTTGCCTCAACTGCTGGAGGCAGGGGTACACTTCGGCCACAAGGCCAGCCGCTGGAACCCCAAGATGCGGCCCTACATTTTCGCCGAGCGCAACGGCATTCACATCATCGACCTGGTGCAGACGGCCCGTTACCTCAACGAAGCCTATGAATACGTGCGGGAGGGGGCCGAAAAGGGGTGGCGTTTCCTGTTTGTCGGCACCAAACGGCAAGCCGCCGGGATCATCGCCCATGAGGCCACTCGCTGTGGCAGCTACTACGTCAACCAGCGCTGGCTGGGGGGCATGCTCACCAACTGGGCCACCATCAAAACCCGCATCGACCGCCTCAAGGAAATCGAGGAGATGCAGAGCAGCGGCCTGCTGGATCGCCTGCCTAAGCAAGAAGCGGCCCGCCTAAAACGGGAATTGGCCAAGTTGGAGAAGTACTTGGGCGGCATCAAAACTATGCGCAAGCTCCCCGACGCGGTAATCATCGTCGATCAGCGGCGGGAGGCCAACGCCGTTCAGGAATGTATCAAGCTCAAGATTCCGATCATCTCGCTGCTGGATACCAACTGCGATCCTGACCTGAGCGATGTCTTCATCCCCTCTAACGACGACGCCATCCGAGCGATTAAGCTGATTGTAGGCAAGCTGGCCGATGCCATCTACGAAGGGCGACATGGGCAGCTCGACACAGTCGAAGAGGATGAGTACGACTACGAGGGGGCCATGGACATGGATCTAGAGGATGACATTCTGGAAGATGTGGAGGATGAAGAGGAGGGGGATCCCGAGCAGGGAGAGTAA
- a CDS encoding ABC transporter ATP-binding protein encodes MLQVQDLCYHPATLPQPILRDLSFELGLNQLGLIVGKSGAGKSTLLEILAGLARPTRGRIAWGGTELSPQQLRSMAGLVFQFPERHFCGLTVLEEMRFGHPELQQKEIENVLKQVGLEGIPLCTSPNHLSGGQQRRLALAVQLIRGPLLLLLDEPTAGLDWSVRRQLIELLARLKSTWTVLVVSHDPEELSSIADVRWILQAGSLQPLPTDALLQR; translated from the coding sequence ATGTTGCAGGTTCAGGATCTCTGCTACCACCCGGCAACCCTCCCTCAGCCGATTCTCCGGGATCTCTCCTTTGAGCTGGGCCTGAATCAGTTGGGGCTGATCGTGGGCAAAAGTGGGGCCGGCAAGAGCACCCTGCTGGAAATTTTGGCCGGCTTGGCGCGGCCCACGCGCGGGCGGATTGCCTGGGGAGGAACAGAGCTCTCCCCCCAGCAGTTGCGCAGCATGGCGGGGCTGGTGTTTCAGTTCCCGGAGCGTCACTTTTGTGGCTTGACGGTGCTAGAGGAAATGCGCTTCGGCCACCCGGAGCTGCAACAAAAGGAGATTGAAAACGTTCTCAAACAGGTGGGATTGGAAGGGATCCCTCTGTGCACCTCCCCCAACCATCTCAGTGGCGGACAACAACGGCGCTTGGCCCTGGCGGTACAGCTTATTCGCGGCCCGCTGCTACTGCTGCTGGACGAGCCGACGGCAGGGCTGGACTGGTCGGTGCGGCGGCAGTTGATCGAGCTGCTGGCCCGGCTGAAATCCACCTGGACGGTGTTGGTGGTTTCCCACGACCCAGAGGAGCTATCCTCCATTGCCGATGTGCGGTGGATCTTGCAGGCGGGATCCCTGCAGCCGTTGCCGACAGATGCGCTGCTTCAAAGGTAG
- a CDS encoding TPM domain-containing protein, giving the protein MPKVWAAVLLVVSLLPQPAWAITLEQVPNPRRQYGGWVSDTANILSSSTENELNRLITQLEQRTSAEMAVVTVPNTQGYATPKDFTTQLFNYWGIGKAGQNNGVLFLISVGDRRVEIETGRGLVAILPDSRVQQIIDQQILPRFRNGDFDGGTLAGVRQLTSVLQGQPVANVPAAASEVTTSTIATSSGAVAQGIDSSLVEGILLLLGIILLGLGWQRSRMPVSLRAERGGRQVLSLTRRDPRTGAVLSSVQSDPIRLFLYSGSLCLGLFLGLSSGTWLGLALPVVAALATDGTLGRKRGIPFQPVVCQSCGRPMRPIQAQVLDTCLSPGDRLAKSRGRASYYGWFCPSCQGAAVVVRENGFYRHLYCPRCQALTLDLTTQVLREATYSSSGLKLEILSCPICGYRSEREVVIPELSDTDTDSDFGGDSGGDSDFGGGSSGGGGAGGSW; this is encoded by the coding sequence ATGCCGAAAGTTTGGGCGGCAGTTTTGCTAGTTGTATCCCTGCTGCCGCAGCCCGCTTGGGCCATTACCCTTGAACAAGTGCCCAACCCCCGCCGTCAGTATGGAGGGTGGGTTTCCGATACCGCCAACATCCTCAGCAGCAGCACCGAAAACGAGCTCAACCGTCTTATCACTCAGCTTGAGCAGCGCACCAGTGCCGAGATGGCAGTGGTTACCGTGCCGAATACTCAGGGATATGCAACACCAAAAGACTTCACCACGCAGCTATTTAACTACTGGGGGATCGGCAAGGCAGGCCAAAACAACGGGGTTTTGTTTCTCATCTCGGTAGGGGATCGGCGGGTGGAAATCGAAACGGGCAGGGGCCTGGTCGCTATCCTCCCCGACAGCCGAGTCCAGCAGATTATCGACCAGCAGATCCTGCCTCGGTTTCGCAATGGGGATTTTGATGGCGGCACTCTGGCGGGGGTGCGGCAGTTGACCTCGGTGTTGCAGGGCCAGCCCGTTGCCAATGTTCCTGCGGCAGCTTCTGAAGTTACCACCTCAACGATTGCAACTTCTTCTGGGGCAGTGGCCCAGGGCATTGATTCTTCCCTGGTGGAAGGGATCCTGCTGCTGCTGGGGATCATCCTTTTGGGACTGGGGTGGCAGCGCTCTCGCATGCCCGTCTCTCTAAGGGCTGAGCGAGGGGGAAGACAAGTCCTCTCCCTGACACGCAGAGATCCAAGAACAGGTGCTGTGCTCTCTTCGGTTCAGAGCGACCCCATTCGTCTCTTCCTCTATTCGGGATCCCTCTGCCTTGGCCTGTTCCTAGGATTGTCCAGCGGCACTTGGCTGGGGTTGGCTTTGCCGGTTGTGGCTGCTTTGGCCACTGACGGCACCTTGGGCCGGAAGCGTGGGATCCCCTTTCAGCCCGTGGTCTGCCAAAGCTGCGGTCGACCCATGCGCCCCATCCAGGCGCAAGTTCTCGATACGTGCCTCTCCCCGGGAGATCGCTTAGCCAAAAGCCGGGGCAGAGCCAGCTACTACGGCTGGTTTTGCCCTAGCTGTCAGGGGGCAGCTGTGGTTGTTCGCGAGAATGGATTTTATCGCCACCTCTATTGCCCCCGGTGTCAAGCTCTCACCCTCGACCTCACCACCCAGGTTCTCAGGGAAGCCACCTATTCCTCTAGCGGCTTGAAGCTGGAAATCCTGAGCTGTCCTATCTGCGGGTACCGCAGCGAGCGAGAGGTGGTCATCCCCGAGCTCAGCGACACAGACACAGATTCAGACTTCGGTGGAGATTCAGGTGGAGATTCAGACTTCGGGGGCGGCAGCAGCGGAGGTGGCGGAGCGGGCGGCAGTTGGTGA
- a CDS encoding low molecular weight protein-tyrosine-phosphatase — translation MSQKLLFVCLGNICRSPAAEGITNHLLQSSGHEGDILCDSAGTAAYHLGSPPDRRMRQVAQRYGLELHGQARQIHPLDLREFDLILAMDRQNYRDILSLDPQRRYADKVRLICSYCRSHTDEEVPDPYYGGEAGFHYVIELLWDACSGLLESLIPGIQCPPLPSRT, via the coding sequence ATGAGCCAAAAGCTGCTGTTTGTGTGCCTGGGCAACATCTGCCGTTCTCCCGCTGCCGAAGGGATCACCAACCACCTGCTGCAGAGCAGCGGCCATGAGGGGGACATCCTCTGCGATTCGGCAGGTACAGCCGCCTACCACCTCGGCAGTCCCCCAGATCGCCGCATGCGACAAGTTGCCCAGCGCTATGGACTGGAGCTGCACGGCCAAGCCCGGCAAATACATCCTTTGGATCTGCGGGAGTTCGACCTGATCCTGGCCATGGATCGGCAAAATTACCGCGATATCCTCAGCCTCGATCCCCAGAGAAGATATGCCGACAAGGTACGCCTAATCTGTAGCTACTGTCGTTCTCACACCGATGAAGAAGTTCCGGATCCCTACTACGGGGGCGAGGCAGGGTTTCACTACGTGATCGAGCTGCTCTGGGACGCCTGCAGCGGCCTGCTGGAATCCCTGATCCCTGGGATCCAATGCCCGCCGCTGCCCAGCCGCACCTGA
- a CDS encoding diacylglycerol kinase family protein — protein sequence MASSPSRFPQPLRLAALRRRAPFTSAQVDSAHPSEAPDPGAEADLAAQDPWQRPPSWQVATSLSKSFYYAGKGLLYAARTQRNFRIHLAMAVVAFVLGLALRLSAVEMALISLTSGMVMALELVNTALEAVVDLTLGSRYHLLAEIAKDCAAGAVLVAAMAALAVAAWLFLPPLLLLLPG from the coding sequence ATGGCCAGCAGCCCTAGCCGTTTTCCCCAGCCGCTGCGTTTGGCGGCATTGCGACGGCGAGCCCCTTTCACTTCAGCGCAGGTCGATTCGGCCCATCCCTCCGAGGCACCAGACCCGGGAGCCGAGGCTGACCTCGCGGCGCAGGATCCCTGGCAGCGCCCCCCCTCGTGGCAGGTGGCCACTAGCCTAAGTAAAAGCTTCTACTATGCAGGAAAGGGCCTGCTGTACGCCGCCCGCACCCAGCGCAACTTTCGCATCCACCTGGCTATGGCGGTAGTGGCCTTTGTCTTAGGGTTGGCCCTGCGGCTGAGCGCCGTAGAAATGGCCCTGATCAGCTTGACCAGCGGGATGGTGATGGCCTTGGAGCTGGTGAATACTGCCCTGGAAGCAGTGGTGGATCTGACCCTGGGCAGCCGCTATCACCTGCTGGCAGAAATTGCCAAAGATTGCGCTGCTGGAGCGGTGTTAGTGGCAGCGATGGCGGCTTTGGCTGTGGCAGCTTGGCTGTTTCTCCCCCCCTTGCTGCTGCTGCTGCCAGGGTAG
- a CDS encoding NADH-quinone oxidoreductase subunit J — protein sequence MTLAEGVQLVTFGVLSAMAIGFALGVVWAPNIVYSGFLLGGVFLSMAGLYLLLNADFVAAAQVLIYVGAVNVLILFAIMLVNRRYTFAPLKLGWLRNGVTAAVCLGLFALLTAMALNTPWQLEPIQPTSSALVMGGHFFSDYLLPFELASVLLLMALIGAIVLARREFVVPQAQEGDLSLLERARPQLESESERPAELVSTR from the coding sequence ATGACCCTTGCAGAAGGCGTGCAACTGGTTACCTTTGGGGTGCTCTCGGCGATGGCCATCGGCTTTGCCCTGGGAGTGGTTTGGGCCCCCAACATCGTCTATTCCGGCTTTCTATTGGGGGGCGTTTTCTTGAGCATGGCCGGGCTGTACCTCCTCTTGAATGCCGATTTTGTGGCTGCAGCTCAGGTGTTGATCTACGTCGGCGCCGTCAACGTGCTGATCCTGTTCGCCATCATGCTGGTGAACCGGCGCTATACTTTCGCTCCTTTGAAGTTGGGCTGGCTGCGCAATGGGGTGACGGCGGCGGTGTGTTTGGGGCTGTTTGCCCTCCTGACGGCAATGGCCCTGAATACCCCCTGGCAGTTGGAGCCGATCCAGCCCACGAGCAGTGCTTTGGTGATGGGTGGGCATTTCTTTAGCGACTATCTGTTGCCGTTCGAGTTGGCTTCTGTTTTGCTGCTGATGGCGTTGATCGGGGCCATTGTGCTGGCGCGTCGAGAGTTTGTCGTTCCCCAAGCCCAAGAAGGGGATCTCAGCTTGCTGGAGCGGGCCCGGCCACAGCTTGAATCGGAGTCGGAACGCCCAGCAGAGCTGGTGAGCACGCGTTGA
- a CDS encoding YbjN domain-containing protein gives MVYSEPLIDRSPEGFPGLMEEPPRYVEVVSAVVSSLKEDAAYENHEQGHTWKFTYGSVEVFVHLSGESPEDTLLVWSPVLSLPVAEPAKLMQKLLEKNWSETLEARFCIWNNQVVLNHHRTLEGLSAGEISRAITLVASLADEYDEQLQAEFPKA, from the coding sequence ATGGTCTACAGCGAGCCGCTCATCGACCGTTCTCCAGAAGGTTTTCCAGGCCTGATGGAAGAGCCCCCTCGCTACGTTGAAGTTGTCTCAGCAGTAGTTTCCAGCCTCAAAGAAGATGCCGCCTACGAGAACCACGAGCAGGGCCACACCTGGAAATTCACCTACGGCAGCGTGGAAGTGTTCGTCCACCTGAGCGGCGAATCCCCCGAAGATACCCTGTTGGTGTGGTCTCCCGTGCTCTCTCTGCCGGTGGCGGAGCCGGCTAAGCTCATGCAGAAGCTGCTGGAGAAAAACTGGAGCGAAACTCTGGAAGCCCGTTTTTGCATCTGGAACAACCAAGTGGTGCTAAACCACCACCGCACTCTGGAAGGGCTCAGCGCTGGCGAGATCTCGCGCGCCATCACCCTTGTGGCCAGCTTGGCCGATGAGTACGATGAGCAGCTCCAGGCTGAGTTTCCCAAAGCTTGA
- the ybeY gene encoding rRNA maturation RNase YbeY, with amino-acid sequence MEGFLDLYLELNVPSPVEEATWHRWFEVWLRELGVTDPCELSLCLTSDEHIRQLNREFRHIDAPTDVLAFAAEETSTPVELQKITGVRLLGDIVISVPTACAQAKAQGQRLSRELAWLASHGLLHLLGWDHPDELSLQRMLQQQHHLLAAIQEDLEVTHGQQP; translated from the coding sequence ATGGAGGGATTCCTGGATCTGTACCTGGAGCTAAACGTCCCCAGCCCAGTTGAGGAAGCCACTTGGCACCGTTGGTTTGAGGTGTGGCTGCGGGAGCTGGGGGTGACGGATCCCTGCGAGCTCAGCCTTTGCCTCACCTCCGACGAGCACATCCGCCAGCTCAACCGCGAGTTTCGCCACATCGACGCTCCCACCGATGTCCTGGCCTTTGCCGCCGAGGAGACGTCCACCCCTGTCGAGCTGCAGAAGATAACAGGGGTGCGCCTGCTGGGGGATATCGTGATTTCGGTACCCACCGCTTGCGCGCAGGCAAAAGCCCAGGGGCAGCGGCTGTCGCGGGAATTGGCCTGGCTGGCCAGCCACGGCCTGCTGCATCTCTTGGGATGGGATCACCCCGATGAGCTTTCCCTACAGCGCATGCTGCAGCAACAGCACCACCTGCTTGCCGCCATCCAAGAAGACCTGGAGGTGACCCATGGCCAGCAGCCCTAG
- the nuoK gene encoding NADH-quinone oxidoreductase subunit NuoK, producing the protein MQLQFFLVVAAILFCIGIYGLIVSRNAIRVLMSIELMLNAVNLNFMAFSNFVDSGLIRGQVFSVFVITVAAAEAAVGLAIVLGIYRNRATIDMESFNLLRW; encoded by the coding sequence TTGCAACTGCAGTTTTTCTTGGTGGTCGCGGCAATTCTTTTCTGCATCGGCATCTACGGCTTGATCGTCAGTCGCAACGCCATTCGGGTGTTGATGTCGATTGAGCTGATGCTCAACGCCGTCAACCTGAACTTTATGGCTTTCTCCAACTTTGTCGACTCGGGCTTGATTCGCGGCCAAGTGTTTTCGGTATTTGTCATCACCGTGGCGGCTGCCGAGGCGGCAGTGGGCTTGGCCATTGTGTTGGGGATCTACCGCAACCGCGCCACCATCGACATGGAGAGCTTTAACCTGCTCAGGTGGTAG